The Nicotiana tabacum cultivar K326 chromosome 14, ASM71507v2, whole genome shotgun sequence genome contains a region encoding:
- the LOC107813105 gene encoding uncharacterized protein LOC107813105, which yields MAVDMNIKELLVIGDSNLLIHQVQGEWSTKNIKILPYLHCVRELCKKLTKIEFNHVPRIQNEFANAFTTISSMIQHPDKNFIDPIKVEIKDQHTYCFHVNKEPDGKPWYHDIKKFLTTQEYPENATNGQQRALRRMASDFNKRVKPRQFTPGQLVLKKIFPNQEEAKGKFAPNWQCLYMVHRALSGGALILE from the exons atggcagtcgacatgaacatcaaAGAACTTTTGGTCATAGGAGATTCAAATTTGTTGATACACCAAGTCCAAGGAGAATGGTCCACCAAGAATATCAAGATATTGCCTTACCTGCACTGTGTGAGGGAGCTGTGCAAGAAGCTCACAAAGATTGAGTTCAATCATGTCCCTAGAATTCAGAACGAGTTTGCCAACGCCTTTACAACCAtatcatctatgattcagcatccagataagaattttaTCGACCCTATCAAGGTAGAAATCAAGGATCAACACACCTATTGCTTTCATGTGAATAAAGAACCAGATGGTAAACCATGGTATCacgacatcaagaaattccttaCGACCCAAGAGTACCCAGAGAATGCTACTAATGGTCAACAGCGAGCCCTCAGGAG GATGGCCAGTGACTTTAACAAAAGAGTGAAGCCTCgccaattcacaccggggcagttggttCTTAAGAAAATCTTTCCCAatcaagaagaagccaaaggaaagtttgcACCAAATTGGCAATGTctttacatggttcaccgagcaCTGTCTGGTGGAGCTCTAATACTAGAATAA